The following proteins are co-located in the Poecile atricapillus isolate bPoeAtr1 chromosome 20, bPoeAtr1.hap1, whole genome shotgun sequence genome:
- the ZBTB43 gene encoding zinc finger and BTB domain-containing protein 43: MESGSSSFRVEFPDFSSTILQKLNQQRQQGQLCDVSIVVQGHLFRAHKAVLAASSPYFCDQVLLKNSRRIVLPDVMNPRVFENILLSTYTGRLVMPAPEIVSYLTAASFLQMWHVVDKCTEVLEGNPTVLCQKMNHGSDHQSPSSSSYNGLVETFELGSGGQTEFHKVQELRDVENEEESSKDELSCQLTEHEYLPSNSSTEHDRLSTGMTSQDGEEGTSDSAEYQYTRPMYSKPSIMSHKRWIHVKPERFEQDCEGVDNPYDEHQVSESMNAIQADHSIQSSGVEDFHIGDKKMEAEFDEQADESNYDEQVDFYGSSMEEFSGERADGNISAHRQDLMMAAGYGESIDMAAGIKEETSLTGFSHADKLYPCQCGKSFTHKSQRDRHMSMHLGLRPYGCGVCGKKFKMKHHLVGHMKIHTGIKPYECNICGKRFMWRDSFHRHVTSCTKSYQASKAEQSTTDMN; the protein is encoded by the coding sequence ATGGAGTCTGGGTCAAGCTCCTTTCGAGTGgaatttccagatttttctaGCACCATTTTGCAGAAGTTAAACCAACAGCGCCAGCAAGGACAATTATGTGATGTGTCCATTGTGGTTCAGGGCCATCTCTTCAGAGCCCATAAAGCTGTTCTTGCAGCTAGTTCGCCTTACTTCTGTGATCAGGTTCTCCTGAAAAACAGCAGGCGAATAGTTCTGCCTGATGTGATGAATCCCAGAGTATTTGAAAACATTCTTCTGTCTACCTATACAGGCCGGCTGGTAATGCCTGCACCAGAAATTGTTAGTTATCTGACAGCAGCAAGTTTCCTTCAGATGTGGCATGTAGTGGATAAATGCACTGAAGTGCTTGAGGGAAACCCAACAGTTCTGTGTCAAAAGATGAATCATGGCAGTGACCATCAGTCCCCAAGCAGTAGTAGCTACAATGGCCTTGTTGAAACCTTTGAACTTGGCTCTGGAGGACAGACAGAATTCCACAAAGTGCAGGAACTAAGGGATgttgaaaatgaagaagaaagctCTAAAGATGAACTGTCATGTCAGCTGACAGAGCACGAATACCTTCCCAGTAATTCTTCAACAGAACATGATAGACTTAGCACTGGAATGACCAGTCAGGATGGGGAAGAGGGAACTAGTGATAGTGCAGAGTACCAGTATACCAGACCAATGTATAGCAAACCCAGCATCATGTCTCACAAGCGGTGGATCCATGTGAAACCAGAAAGGTTTGAACAAGACTGTGAAGGCGTTGATAATCCTTATGATGAACACCAAGTTTCTGAATCCATGAATGCCATCCAGGCAGATCACTCAATCCAGTCTTCAGGTGTTGAAGATTTTCACATAGGTGACAAAAAGATGGAAGCAGAATTTGATGAACAGGCAGATGAAAGTAATTATGATGAACAAGTTGACTTCTATGGCTCATCTATGGAAGAATTTTCTGGTGAAAGGGCAGATGGAAATATAAGTGCTCACAGACAGGATCTTATGATGGCAGCAGGCTATGGTGAAAGCATCGATATGGCTGCCGGGATTAAAGAAGAAACGTCTCTCACTGGATTCTCCCATGCCGATAAGCTCTATCCTTGTCAGTGTGGAAAAAGCTTTACACACAAAAGTCAGAGAGATCGGCATATGAGTATGCACCTTGGTCTTCGACCTTATGGCTGTGGTGTCTGTGGTAAGAAATTCAAAATGAAACACCATCTTGTAGGCCATATGAAAATTCACACAGGCATAAAACCATATGAGTGTAACATCTGTGGGAAAAGATTTATGTGGCGGGACAGTTTTCATCGGCATGTGACCTCTTGTACCAAGTCCTATCAGGCTTCTAAAGCTGAGCAGAGTACTACTGACATGAACTAA